From Peromyscus maniculatus bairdii isolate BWxNUB_F1_BW_parent chromosome 19, HU_Pman_BW_mat_3.1, whole genome shotgun sequence, the proteins below share one genomic window:
- the Gpr17 gene encoding uracil nucleotide/cysteinyl leukotriene receptor, whose translation MNGLETAPPSLADNSSLAYSEQCGQETPLENMLFACFYLLDFILAFVGNSLALWLFIWDHKSGTPANVFLMHLAVADLSCVLVLPTRLVYHFSGNHWPFGEIPCRLTGFLFYLNMYASIYFLTCISADRFLAIVHPVKSLKLRRPLYAHLACAFLWVVVAVAMAPLLVSPQTVQTNHTVVCLQLYREKASHHALASLAVAFTFPFITTVTCYLLIIRSLRQGPRIEKHLKNKAVRMIAMVLAIFLICFVPYHIHRSVYVLHYRGGGGGGGMSCSAQRALALGNRITSCLTSLNGALDPVMYFFVAEKFRHALCNLLCSKRLAGPPPSFEGKTNESSLSARSEL comes from the coding sequence ATGAATGGCCTGGAGACGGCCCCACCGAGCCTGGCTGACAACTCCTCCCTGGCTTACTCTGAGCAATGTGGACAGGAGACCCCACTAGAGAACATGCTCTTCGCTTGCTTCTACCTTCTGGATTTCATCCTAGCCTTTGTGGGCAATTCCCTGGCCCTGTGGCTTTTCATATGGGACCACAAGTCAGGCACCCCGGCCAACGTGTTCCTGATGCATCTGGCTGTGGCCGACCTGTCCTGTGTTCTGGTCCTGCCTACTCGGCTGGTTTACCACTTCTCCGGGAATCACTGGCCATTTGGGGAAATCCCATGCCGGCTCACTGGCTTCCTCTTCTACCTCAACATGTATGCCAGCATCTACTTCCTCACCTGCATCAGCGCCGACCGGTTCCTGGCCATCGTGCACCCAGTCAAGTCCCTCAAGCTCCGAAGACCTCTCTATGCCCACCTGGCCTGTGCCTtcctgtgggtggtggtggctgtggcgaTGGCCCCACTTCTCGTGAGCCCACAGACCGTGCAGACCAACCACACAGTGGTCTGCCTGCAACTGTACCGGGAGAAGGCCTCCCATCACGCCCTGGCCTCCCTGGCGGTGGCTTTCACCTTCCCCTTCATCACCACCGTCACCTGCTACCTGCTGATCATTCGCAGCCTGCGCCAGGGCCCCCGCATAGAGAAGCACCTCAAGAACAAAGCTGTCCGCATGATTGCTATGGTTCTGGCCATCTTCCTCATCTGCTTTGTGCCCTACCACATCCACCGCTCGGTCTACGTGCTTCACtaccgcggcggcggcggcggcggcgggatgTCCTGCTCTGCTCAGCGTGCCCTGGCCCTCGGGAACCGCATCACCTCGTGTCTCACCAGCCTCAACGGGGCCCTGGACCCTGTCATGTACTTCTTCGTGGCTGAGAAGTTCCGCCACGCCTTGTGCAACTTGCTCTGCAGCAAGCGGCTGGCGGGCCCACCTCCCAGCTTTGAGGGAAAAACCAACGAGAGCTCCCTGAGTGCCCGATCCGAGCTGTga